A region of Vanessa cardui chromosome 1, ilVanCard2.1, whole genome shotgun sequence DNA encodes the following proteins:
- the LOC124533168 gene encoding immunoglobulin-binding protein 1: protein MMSQNVANSSTDEESLKEIFDQAMKLFDKIENGNEATNSDPVQISIKSAIKKFEKATNLVSLSGMFSKNESLEELPTETLQYLLLPALLGTLSLKLCNQPRKDVINVADIYFKDFLQRCKDYGVTDVEVPQTTNNEVSNRSQTEQAKIASMVMTREAKIKRYKEVKELKEKLGTLSKAMSSPNADDDTKRQYFTTLLLNYVNQALDEISSIEQERPILEYMAKHAGEAKPSHRERAPPLKPVIITRDAVQKAVFGAGYPSLPTLTVEEFYDKRVRDGVFPSSGTNIPHATIQTADADADDAEEIRKENLVDDDDEEELERKRNMDEYKDDHRRGWGNRYNRS from the exons atgATGTCTCAAAATGTGGCTAATTCGTCTACAGACGAAGAATCGCTGAAAGAAATTTTCGATCAGGCCATGAAGCTATTTGATAAGATAGAAAATGGTAACGAAGCTACGAATAGCGACCCGGTGCAA ATAAGTATAAAATCAGcaattaaaaagtttgaaaaagCAACTAACTTAGTCTCGCTATCAGGGATGTTTAGTAAAAATGAAAGTCTAGAGGAGTTGCCTACAGAAACATTACAGTACCTGCTGCTACCAGCTTTACTCGGAACTCTcagtttaaaattatgcaaccaACCTCGGAAAGATGTTATTAATGTtgcagatatatattttaa agATTTTTTACAAAGGTGCAAAGATTATGGTGTAACAGATGTAGAGGTGCCACAGACTACAAACAACGAAGTTTCTAACAGGTCACAGACTGAACAAGCCAAGATTGCCAGTATG GTTATGACAAGAGaagcaaaaataaaaaggtaCAAGGAGGTAAaggaattaaaagaaaaactggGGACTCTATCCAAAGCCATGTCCTCACCGAACGCTGACGATGACACGAAGAGACAGTACTTCACTACATTACTGTTGAATTATGTCAACCAGGCCCTCGATGAAATAAGCAGTATTGAACAAGAGCGACCCATCTTAGAGTACATGGCAAAACATGCAGGAG AAGCAAAACCGTCCCACCGGGAACGGGCGCCGCCCCTGAAGCCGGTGATCATAACCCGCGACGCCGTGCAGAAGGCCGTGTTCGGCGCCGGCTACCCGTCGCTGCCCACGCTCACCGTCGAGGAGTTCTACGACAAGAGGGTGCGGGACGGAGT GTTTCCTAGTTCGGGTACCAACATACCGCACGCGACGATCCAGACAGCTGACGCTGATGCAGACGACGCGGAAGAAATcagaaaa GAGAACTTGGTTGACGATGACGATGAAGAGGAGCTAGAGAGGAAACGTAACATGGACGAATACAAAGACGACCACCGCAGGGGATGGGGAAACAGATACAACAGAAGCTAA